Proteins encoded by one window of Halomonas sp. SH5A2:
- the hisA gene encoding 1-(5-phosphoribosyl)-5-[(5-phosphoribosylamino)methylideneamino]imidazole-4-carboxamide isomerase — MLVIPAIDLKDGQCVRLKQGRMDDATSYGDDPVAMAARWVEAGARRLHLVDLNGAFEGKPVNGDAVTAIARAYPDLPIQIGGGIRSAETIEHYLEAGVSYVIIGTKAVKEPDFVTDMCRAFPGHIIVGLDAKEGFVATDGWAEVSTLKATDLAKRFADDGVSSIVYTDIARDGMMQGVNIEATAELAREGGLPVIASGGVTNLDDINALCKVADSGILGAITGRAIYEGSLDLADAQRLSDQLTGGRK, encoded by the coding sequence ATGTTGGTAATTCCCGCGATTGATCTCAAAGACGGCCAGTGCGTCCGTTTGAAGCAAGGCCGCATGGACGACGCCACCTCTTACGGCGATGATCCCGTTGCCATGGCAGCCCGTTGGGTGGAAGCGGGGGCGCGCCGCCTGCACCTGGTGGATTTGAACGGTGCTTTTGAAGGCAAACCGGTAAATGGCGACGCGGTGACGGCCATTGCCCGGGCTTATCCGGACCTTCCCATTCAGATTGGCGGCGGTATCCGCTCGGCCGAGACCATTGAGCACTACCTCGAAGCAGGCGTTTCCTACGTCATCATCGGCACCAAAGCGGTGAAAGAGCCGGACTTCGTCACTGATATGTGCCGCGCTTTCCCGGGCCATATCATTGTCGGGCTCGATGCAAAGGAAGGCTTTGTGGCCACCGACGGCTGGGCGGAGGTCTCCACGCTCAAGGCCACCGACCTGGCCAAACGCTTCGCCGACGACGGGGTATCGAGTATTGTTTACACCGACATCGCCCGTGACGGCATGATGCAAGGCGTCAATATTGAGGCGACCGCGGAGCTTGCCCGCGAAGGCGGCCTGCCGGTCATCGCCTCAGGCGGTGTGACTAACCTTGACGATATCAACGCCCTTTGCAAGGTCGCTGACAGCGGCATCCTGGGCGCCATCACCGGGCGCGCCATTTATGAAGGCAGCCTGGACCTTGCCGACGCTCAGCGCCTGAGCGATCAACTGACGGGAGGCCGCAAATGA
- the hisH gene encoding imidazole glycerol phosphate synthase subunit HisH produces the protein MTIAVIDYGMGNLHSVAKALEHVTHENVVITRDPRRILGATRLVLPGQGAIRDCVGELERTELRGLVDDILTRQAKPLLGICVGQQMLLERSDENGGVDCLGFFPGNVKRFPATMRDQHEQRLKVPHMGWNLLHQRQPHPLWEGIEQHEHFYFVHSYYVEAADDAHVFGTTDYGSVNAHVAIGRDSTFAVQFHPEKSARAGLRLLENFVTWTP, from the coding sequence ATGACCATCGCTGTCATCGACTATGGCATGGGTAACCTGCACTCGGTCGCCAAGGCACTTGAGCATGTTACCCATGAAAACGTGGTCATTACCCGTGACCCGCGACGCATTTTAGGGGCCACCCGGCTGGTATTGCCCGGTCAGGGGGCGATCCGCGACTGCGTCGGCGAACTGGAGCGGACTGAACTTCGCGGATTGGTCGACGACATCCTCACGCGCCAGGCCAAGCCACTTTTGGGTATCTGTGTCGGCCAGCAGATGCTGTTGGAGCGCAGCGACGAAAACGGCGGCGTTGATTGTCTGGGCTTTTTCCCTGGCAACGTGAAGCGCTTTCCCGCCACCATGCGCGACCAGCACGAGCAGCGCTTGAAAGTGCCGCACATGGGCTGGAACTTGTTACACCAGCGTCAGCCGCACCCGCTATGGGAAGGCATTGAGCAGCATGAGCATTTCTACTTTGTGCATAGCTACTATGTGGAAGCGGCGGATGACGCTCATGTATTCGGCACAACGGACTATGGCAGTGTGAATGCCCATGTCGCCATCGGCCGTGACAGCACCTTTGCCGTGCAGTTTCACCCCGAAAAAAGTGCCCGCGCGGGTCTACGCCTGCTGGAAAACTTTGTCACCTGGACGCCCTGA
- a CDS encoding mechanosensitive ion channel family protein has translation MPEDYFWMELLGNRGVSSVALVAILVTLRILAVRVIRGRKEILSDYRRAWLARIRNATVILTILGLALIWLPSLHAFALSITAFAVALVIATKELILCLSGTVLRIVNQPFEIGDWVEIGDLRGQVVDETMLATTLQEIGGAVGRFEYSGKTIVVPNSVFLTTPVQNQNFFKKWVYLEVCVVLEPNVDMRSELPALEREVATLHAPHSELAQRYSEAIRKRSGIDIADPQPRVTLSTTDIGKQRIGVTLFCPTPSAFEMEHAINDAVLRRYWDLRNQTNAATEA, from the coding sequence ATGCCTGAGGATTACTTCTGGATGGAACTGTTGGGTAACCGTGGTGTGAGTTCGGTTGCGCTGGTGGCGATTCTTGTCACGTTACGCATCCTTGCTGTGCGCGTCATACGCGGGCGAAAGGAGATTCTGTCCGATTATCGTCGTGCGTGGCTAGCCCGCATCCGCAACGCGACCGTCATCCTCACCATACTCGGCCTGGCGCTGATCTGGTTGCCTTCCCTGCACGCCTTTGCGTTGTCGATCACCGCCTTTGCCGTCGCCTTGGTGATCGCCACCAAGGAGTTGATTCTCTGCCTTTCGGGAACCGTCCTGCGTATTGTCAACCAGCCTTTCGAGATTGGCGACTGGGTGGAAATAGGCGACTTGCGCGGCCAGGTGGTCGACGAGACGATGCTGGCCACAACCCTGCAGGAAATCGGAGGGGCAGTAGGCCGCTTTGAATACTCAGGCAAAACCATCGTGGTTCCCAACAGCGTGTTCCTGACCACCCCGGTACAGAATCAGAACTTCTTCAAGAAGTGGGTATACCTTGAAGTCTGCGTCGTTTTAGAGCCCAACGTGGATATGCGCTCTGAACTTCCAGCCCTTGAACGCGAAGTGGCAACGCTGCATGCCCCACACTCCGAATTGGCCCAACGCTACAGCGAGGCCATCCGAAAACGCAGCGGCATCGACATCGCCGACCCCCAACCACGCGTGACCCTTTCCACCACGGACATCGGCAAGCAGCGCATTGGCGTCACGCTTTTCTGCCCCACTCCCAGCGCCTTTGAAATGGAGCACGCCATCAACGACGCCGTACTGCGCCGATATTGGGATTTGCGCAATCAGACGAACGCCGCGACAGAAGCATGA
- a CDS encoding lipocalin-like domain-containing protein, with amino-acid sequence MNHSRLSAALVAMACLMLIGCQEPSSDAAPQGFAGLGEDAAAFAQADASTPLSFPEDHGPHPNYRIEWWYLTANLEDDQGEPLGLQWTLFRQALTPPDERPAPSPWAADQVWMAHLGISQGETHVAAERFARSHSEHANGQAGVKAAPFQAWIDDWSLESPPEANFEDFTLQAYSGEGADRFGYTLTLSAQGPLVWHGENGFNAKTVEGQGSRYYSQPFLSITGRVTLNGQTREVSGQGWLDREWSSQLLSQEQTGWDWFSLHLEDGRKLMAYRLRGGGPEGGDYVFAHLFSADGQTDLIGPDSVTLTPLATHSVAGRDIPTRWSLTLPNVDLQLTVEARHPNRWMPTSVPYWEGDVVVRQTATQENVGVGYLEMTGY; translated from the coding sequence ATGAATCATTCCCGGTTATCGGCTGCACTCGTGGCGATGGCTTGTCTCATGCTCATCGGCTGCCAGGAGCCCTCATCCGATGCGGCGCCCCAGGGCTTTGCGGGGCTGGGTGAAGACGCGGCGGCATTTGCTCAGGCGGATGCGTCCACGCCGCTGAGCTTCCCGGAGGATCACGGCCCGCACCCCAACTATCGCATCGAATGGTGGTACCTGACAGCCAACCTCGAAGACGACCAGGGCGAGCCGCTCGGCTTGCAATGGACGCTGTTTCGCCAGGCGCTGACACCCCCTGACGAGCGACCTGCGCCATCGCCATGGGCGGCCGACCAGGTATGGATGGCACACCTGGGGATTTCCCAGGGCGAAACCCATGTTGCCGCCGAACGCTTTGCGCGTAGCCACAGTGAACACGCCAATGGGCAAGCCGGCGTCAAGGCAGCCCCGTTTCAGGCCTGGATTGATGACTGGTCACTCGAAAGCCCACCAGAGGCCAACTTCGAGGATTTTACGCTACAGGCCTACAGCGGTGAGGGCGCTGACCGGTTCGGTTACACGCTGACCCTCAGCGCTCAAGGCCCATTGGTCTGGCACGGAGAGAACGGCTTTAATGCGAAAACTGTTGAGGGCCAGGGGTCACGCTACTACAGCCAGCCGTTTTTAAGCATCACCGGCCGCGTCACGCTGAACGGCCAAACCCGCGAGGTCAGCGGCCAAGGCTGGCTGGACCGCGAATGGAGCAGTCAACTGCTCTCCCAGGAACAAACCGGCTGGGACTGGTTTTCGTTGCATCTGGAGGATGGGCGCAAGTTGATGGCCTACCGGTTAAGAGGCGGCGGCCCGGAAGGAGGTGACTATGTCTTTGCCCATTTGTTCTCGGCGGACGGGCAAACCGACCTTATCGGGCCCGATAGCGTCACCTTGACGCCATTGGCGACCCACAGCGTGGCGGGCAGAGACATCCCCACACGCTGGTCGCTTACGCTGCCCAATGTGGATCTGCAGCTTACCGTTGAGGCACGCCATCCCAATCGATGGATGCCCACCTCGGTACCTTACTGGGAAGGCGATGTCGTGGTTCGTCAGACAGCCACGCAGGAAAACGTCGGTGTCGGCTATTTGGAAATGACCGGATATTGA
- a CDS encoding GNAT family N-acetyltransferase — MPVTLHYVDQARWQADEQVRLDLVRIYYDAPKDRMPSQTVEPFIEQHLQQHFFGCAHFNDRLLGAVAIKQAQDGAWWLSDLCVRKTTRRRGVGSRLMALLGEKAKQDGRVLRIATSSLPLADRVLLSKLGYRPVANTEKPSLEAPVTSDFVELDPR; from the coding sequence ATGCCGGTGACACTGCACTACGTCGACCAAGCCCGATGGCAAGCCGATGAGCAAGTGCGCCTTGATCTGGTACGTATCTATTATGATGCGCCAAAGGACCGAATGCCCAGCCAAACGGTCGAGCCTTTTATCGAGCAGCATTTGCAACAGCATTTTTTCGGCTGCGCCCATTTCAATGACCGCTTGTTGGGGGCTGTCGCGATCAAACAGGCGCAAGACGGCGCCTGGTGGCTATCGGACTTGTGCGTTCGCAAGACAACCCGGCGCCGGGGCGTGGGGTCCCGTTTGATGGCGTTACTCGGTGAAAAAGCCAAGCAAGATGGGCGTGTCCTGCGCATCGCTACGTCGTCGCTACCGTTGGCAGACCGGGTCTTGTTGTCAAAGCTTGGGTACCGGCCCGTCGCAAACACTGAAAAGCCGTCTTTAGAGGCCCCAGTGACCAGCGATTTTGTTGAATTAGACCCTCGTTGA
- the hisF gene encoding imidazole glycerol phosphate synthase subunit HisF, with the protein MSLAKRIIPCLDVDAGRVVKGVNFVGIRDAGDPVEIAKRYNQQGADEITFLDITASHEDRATTVDMVERIAGEVFIPLTVGGGIRSCDDIRTMLNAGADKVSINTAAVTNPEFVFEAAERFGSQCIVVAIDAKKVSKEGEPPRWEIFTHGGRRPTGLDAVEWAKKMVDFGAGELLLTSMDRDGTKSGFDLGVTHAIAEAVSVPVIASGGVGNLDHLVDGVLKGGADAVLAASIFHFGEYTIPEAKRYMAERGIDMRL; encoded by the coding sequence ATGAGTCTCGCCAAACGCATTATCCCCTGCCTGGATGTCGATGCAGGCAGAGTGGTCAAAGGCGTGAATTTCGTGGGTATCCGCGATGCCGGCGACCCGGTGGAAATCGCCAAACGCTACAACCAGCAGGGCGCCGACGAGATCACCTTTCTGGACATCACCGCGAGCCACGAAGACCGTGCCACCACGGTTGATATGGTGGAGCGTATTGCCGGCGAGGTGTTTATTCCGCTTACCGTGGGCGGCGGCATTCGTAGCTGCGACGACATTCGTACCATGCTGAATGCGGGCGCCGATAAAGTCTCCATCAACACGGCGGCGGTGACCAACCCCGAGTTCGTCTTTGAGGCGGCAGAGCGCTTCGGCAGTCAGTGCATTGTGGTGGCCATTGATGCCAAAAAAGTGTCCAAGGAGGGTGAGCCGCCACGCTGGGAGATTTTCACCCACGGCGGACGCCGCCCGACGGGGCTGGATGCCGTCGAGTGGGCAAAAAAGATGGTGGACTTCGGTGCAGGCGAGCTACTGCTTACCAGCATGGACCGCGACGGCACCAAGTCAGGCTTTGACCTGGGGGTTACCCACGCGATTGCCGAAGCCGTCAGCGTTCCGGTGATTGCATCGGGCGGAGTAGGCAATCTGGACCACCTCGTGGATGGGGTACTGAAAGGCGGTGCTGACGCCGTATTGGCCGCCAGCATTTTCCACTTTGGCGAATACACCATCCCTGAAGCGAAGCGTTACATGGCGGAACGCGGAATCGACATGCGCTTGTAA
- the mutY gene encoding A/G-specific adenine glycosylase, whose translation MTDMPAPRLAAEVFQQRLLDWFDRHGRHDLPWQSPRSAYRVWVSEIMLQQTQVATVIAYFERFMARFPTLEMLAEAPQDEVLHLWTGLGYYARARNLHKAAQVALETHNGQLPVDSVEALMALPGIGRSTAGAIIAQSTGRRATILDGNVKRSLARLHAVAGWPGKPAVERQLWALADYYTPDARVADYTQAMMDFGATLCKRSAPLCGHCPFNDVCLAYAQGETKRYPESKPKKPLPTRETIMLMLYDPDGRVWLEQRPASGLWGGLWSPPQFDSQSELASWLDDHVLAPERLPPLACFQHTFSHFRLAITPQPVRCDRLKGVREGGVWYDPSQPAEIGLAAPVKSLINQLMPFSLTSTPGHA comes from the coding sequence ATGACGGACATGCCCGCGCCGCGGCTGGCCGCTGAGGTGTTTCAGCAGCGTTTGCTTGACTGGTTTGACCGCCACGGTCGCCATGATCTGCCTTGGCAATCACCGCGCAGTGCCTACCGCGTTTGGGTTTCAGAAATCATGCTGCAGCAGACCCAGGTGGCCACGGTCATTGCCTATTTCGAGCGCTTTATGGCGCGTTTTCCAACGCTGGAGATGCTGGCCGAGGCCCCGCAGGACGAAGTGCTTCACCTGTGGACCGGGCTTGGCTATTACGCCCGAGCGCGCAACCTGCATAAAGCTGCACAGGTCGCGCTTGAGACTCACAACGGTCAGCTACCCGTCGACAGCGTCGAGGCGCTCATGGCGCTACCCGGCATTGGCCGTTCAACGGCGGGAGCGATTATCGCCCAGAGCACCGGGCGACGTGCCACTATTCTGGATGGCAACGTCAAGCGTTCGCTTGCGCGCTTGCATGCAGTGGCGGGCTGGCCGGGCAAGCCTGCCGTAGAGCGCCAGCTGTGGGCACTCGCTGACTATTACACGCCCGACGCGCGCGTGGCGGATTACACCCAGGCCATGATGGATTTTGGTGCCACGCTATGTAAGCGCAGTGCCCCGCTTTGCGGGCATTGTCCTTTCAATGATGTCTGCCTGGCCTACGCGCAAGGCGAGACAAAGCGCTACCCCGAATCAAAGCCCAAGAAACCCTTGCCCACCCGGGAAACCATCATGCTGATGCTATACGACCCCGACGGGCGGGTGTGGCTTGAACAACGCCCGGCAAGCGGCCTTTGGGGCGGGCTTTGGAGCCCGCCGCAGTTTGACAGCCAAAGCGAGCTGGCCTCATGGTTGGATGACCATGTGCTGGCGCCTGAGCGTTTGCCGCCGTTGGCCTGTTTCCAGCATACCTTCAGCCATTTTCGCCTGGCGATTACCCCGCAGCCAGTCAGGTGCGATAGGCTGAAGGGCGTGCGCGAGGGAGGTGTCTGGTACGATCCCAGCCAACCGGCTGAGATCGGCCTTGCCGCTCCGGTAAAGTCGCTGATCAATCAACTAATGCCTTTCTCACTTACATCGACGCCAGGGCACGCCTGA
- a CDS encoding AsmA family protein: MRQLLRIVLAAIGILAIVAVAAVVYVTTFLDPEDFKPRLTAVVEEQTGLNLDLDGPINWSFYPRIGVSVETANARLPSQGEEDTVFAAVDRAEVSVAFAPLLRGEIAVDGLTLNGVRLNLQRNADGEGNWESLLDRLLEQSEEAETVLAPASAGPNVDAGNLEVVLSIANVNINEANIRFRDEQSQALWHVRDLNVSGSNVNPVRAFPLKAMFTLTKHNNLDAEALERAPNISSDIGLETRMQLGLSEQRFVLENTQLSTRTRFEAEGEPQQLDVSAAEATVRLAEQQLSIRNGTLETSLRHPENWDGGLALALAFALEGDWQAQTAQFKDLQLTGPDDLRVSGHLNVSQLRDAPEYQGQLTAAPFTLRPWLARAGVTLETASEAALSDVAMTSPFEGDLQEIAFPSLSLIVDDSTFTGNIASRLDGSRIEFDLQGDALNLDRYLPRQETQQQASLGVINAAVADSSGELLPQAWLTSSSVNGDLNIESLELAGMAFSDARLQLQGEQGQHQLSNFEAGFYEGELTANGRIDATQDELQWALSPTIQNVQVAPLIETLSEGEEASPLRGRLNLSGDLTSRGNQREVLLRHLNGDLKARLTEGAILDINVSQEMCELAAQLEGEEIQRDWSSDTAFDEFAATLQIRGGVVQSDDLLITVPGIDVQGEGEYDLTSQRFDTQANARLVDTADAACEVNPRLEALPLPLRCEGHISDARGEWCRFDRAAFQGAVVELIQEEAGGQVSEALEKRLGESLDSLDERLGEGSGNALREGLQRLFD, from the coding sequence ATGAGACAATTATTACGTATTGTACTCGCTGCAATCGGTATTTTGGCGATTGTGGCCGTCGCGGCGGTTGTTTACGTCACGACTTTTTTAGACCCGGAGGATTTTAAGCCTCGCCTCACTGCCGTGGTCGAAGAACAGACAGGGCTGAATCTGGATCTGGATGGACCGATTAACTGGTCGTTTTACCCGCGTATTGGCGTCAGCGTAGAGACAGCCAATGCAAGGCTTCCCAGTCAAGGTGAAGAAGACACTGTATTTGCGGCAGTCGACCGTGCTGAGGTCAGCGTCGCTTTTGCGCCGTTATTACGCGGTGAAATTGCCGTTGATGGCTTGACCCTGAATGGCGTGCGTTTAAATCTGCAGCGTAATGCCGACGGCGAGGGCAACTGGGAGTCACTCCTGGACAGACTCTTAGAGCAAAGCGAAGAAGCCGAAACCGTGCTGGCACCAGCGAGTGCGGGGCCCAACGTGGATGCTGGCAACCTGGAAGTCGTGCTGAGTATTGCCAATGTCAATATTAACGAAGCCAATATTCGTTTCCGCGATGAGCAGTCCCAGGCGCTGTGGCATGTGCGAGACCTGAATGTCTCCGGCAGTAACGTCAATCCCGTTCGTGCCTTTCCGCTTAAAGCCATGTTCACCTTGACCAAGCACAATAACCTGGACGCTGAGGCATTGGAGCGAGCGCCCAATATATCAAGCGATATCGGCCTTGAAACCCGTATGCAGCTTGGCTTGTCAGAACAAAGGTTCGTGCTGGAAAACACCCAGCTTAGTACGCGTACACGCTTTGAGGCTGAAGGCGAACCGCAACAGCTTGACGTATCAGCGGCTGAAGCCACTGTTCGGCTCGCTGAGCAGCAGTTGAGCATCCGCAATGGAACGTTGGAGACCAGTCTTCGCCATCCGGAAAACTGGGACGGTGGTCTGGCGCTGGCGCTTGCGTTTGCTCTGGAGGGAGACTGGCAGGCGCAAACCGCCCAGTTCAAAGATTTGCAGCTTACCGGACCTGATGATTTGCGCGTCAGTGGACACCTTAATGTGTCGCAATTGCGCGATGCGCCTGAATACCAGGGCCAGCTAACCGCCGCGCCATTCACCTTGCGGCCCTGGTTGGCTCGGGCAGGAGTGACGCTTGAGACGGCCAGTGAAGCGGCCCTCAGCGATGTCGCCATGACCAGCCCCTTTGAGGGAGACCTGCAGGAAATAGCGTTCCCCAGTCTCTCGCTGATAGTGGATGACAGCACCTTTACCGGCAATATCGCGTCGCGGCTGGATGGGTCGCGTATCGAGTTTGACCTGCAAGGTGACGCGCTCAACCTGGACCGTTATCTGCCGCGCCAAGAAACCCAACAGCAAGCGAGCTTGGGGGTTATCAATGCCGCCGTTGCCGACAGCTCGGGTGAGCTCCTGCCTCAGGCGTGGCTGACGTCGTCAAGCGTGAATGGCGACCTGAATATCGAGTCGCTTGAGCTGGCGGGCATGGCATTCAGCGATGCGCGCCTCCAGTTGCAGGGCGAACAAGGCCAGCATCAGCTCAGCAATTTTGAAGCAGGCTTTTACGAGGGCGAGTTGACCGCTAACGGACGCATAGATGCCACGCAGGATGAATTGCAGTGGGCGCTTTCGCCCACCATACAGAATGTTCAGGTAGCGCCGCTTATCGAGACGCTCAGTGAGGGCGAAGAGGCGTCCCCGCTGCGTGGTCGACTTAATCTCAGCGGTGACCTCACGTCTCGCGGTAATCAACGCGAGGTATTGCTGCGCCACCTGAATGGCGACCTGAAGGCCCGGCTGACAGAGGGGGCCATCCTCGATATTAATGTCTCTCAGGAGATGTGTGAGCTCGCTGCCCAGCTGGAAGGCGAGGAAATCCAGCGTGACTGGTCAAGCGATACCGCCTTCGATGAGTTTGCCGCAACGCTGCAGATTCGAGGCGGCGTGGTGCAAAGCGACGATTTGCTCATTACCGTGCCGGGGATCGACGTGCAAGGCGAGGGCGAATACGACCTCACCAGCCAGCGGTTTGATACCCAGGCCAACGCCCGGCTCGTTGATACCGCCGATGCAGCATGCGAGGTCAATCCCCGTCTCGAAGCATTGCCGCTGCCATTGCGTTGCGAAGGCCATATCAGCGACGCGCGTGGCGAGTGGTGCCGTTTCGATCGCGCTGCCTTTCAGGGGGCCGTTGTCGAACTCATTCAAGAGGAAGCTGGCGGGCAGGTAAGCGAAGCTCTGGAAAAGCGCCTGGGTGAATCGCTTGATTCACTTGACGAACGTCTCGGTGAGGGCAGTGGCAACGCATTGCGCGAAGGGCTCCAGCGTTTGTTTGATTAG
- the hisB gene encoding imidazoleglycerol-phosphate dehydratase HisB has protein sequence MSARIATVSRDTNETQISVSVNLDGEGRLAGQSGVPFLDHMLDQIARHGMIDLDINAKGDLHIDDHHTVEDLGITLGQAFADAVGDKRGIYRYGHAYVPLDEALSRVVVDFSGRPGLYMNADFTRDTIGHFETQLVAEFFQGFVNHARVTLHIDNLKGLNAHHQVETIFKAFGRALRMAVSEDPRMAGQMPSTKGSL, from the coding sequence ATGTCAGCGCGAATCGCCACGGTAAGCCGTGACACCAACGAAACGCAGATCAGCGTCAGCGTCAATCTGGACGGCGAAGGTCGTCTGGCTGGCCAGTCCGGCGTACCGTTTCTCGATCACATGCTCGACCAGATAGCACGCCATGGCATGATAGACCTCGACATCAATGCCAAGGGCGACCTGCACATTGATGACCACCACACCGTTGAGGATTTGGGCATCACGCTTGGTCAGGCATTTGCCGATGCCGTGGGCGACAAGCGCGGCATTTATCGCTACGGCCATGCCTATGTCCCGCTGGATGAGGCACTATCCCGTGTCGTGGTGGATTTCTCGGGCCGCCCCGGCCTGTATATGAATGCCGACTTTACACGCGATACCATCGGTCACTTCGAAACCCAACTGGTTGCCGAGTTTTTCCAAGGCTTTGTCAACCATGCGCGTGTTACGTTGCACATCGATAACCTGAAGGGCCTGAACGCTCACCACCAGGTCGAGACCATTTTCAAAGCCTTCGGCCGAGCACTGCGCATGGCGGTTAGCGAAGATCCGCGCATGGCGGGGCAAATGCCCTCGACCAAGGGAAGCTTATAA
- a CDS encoding oxidative damage protection protein gives MPQTVFCRKYQQELEALPFPPLPGKQGQEIQATVSKQAWEDWQALQTRLINEKHLNMLDPDARAYLMEQMQRFFDNQETDRAEGYVPPSEAT, from the coding sequence ATGCCGCAGACTGTATTTTGCCGCAAGTACCAACAAGAGCTGGAAGCCCTGCCATTTCCACCCTTGCCAGGCAAGCAGGGCCAGGAAATCCAGGCAACCGTTTCCAAGCAGGCCTGGGAAGACTGGCAGGCACTGCAAACGCGCTTAATTAATGAAAAACATCTCAACATGCTAGATCCCGATGCACGCGCCTACCTGATGGAACAGATGCAGCGCTTTTTCGACAATCAGGAGACCGACCGGGCCGAAGGTTACGTGCCGCCGTCGGAAGCCACGTAA